From Erigeron canadensis isolate Cc75 chromosome 8, C_canadensis_v1, whole genome shotgun sequence, one genomic window encodes:
- the LOC122578350 gene encoding homeobox-leucine zipper protein HDG12-like: MRAKLQAPTLYVPKRAFCFLRTFKEIDPLTWVVADMSIDSSRNIGYPCGCLIRGLANGYSQVIWVEHLTFEESYMDHKLYTDLSRRGFAFGAQRWVDCLEQSCERRSYQTKTGFLVPCLVAGQEDPCQDEKKCVMELTQKMVHEFCSHIHPTNVEGDPAPLISCVPALRNMQICVSLTQSPYDDDPKEMVLISVTTFSLLHSPEFILEILGDEDRRHEWDVSGKICPLQKPTCYTTGIDSRNKISLYQTCSWFGDQVVLQEASVNQSGSLLVWSVLKRKDFAAIDECIPRLPVSELSGLAISSNSHPNTTSSSNTGGGSIVTLAVHQVARDIKELEQQTINFAKKHIRKVALSVEAVLNESAKRTSPEEVCGVCGSSRLLQQTNKRLKQYS; the protein is encoded by the exons ATGCGCGCAAAGTTGCAGGCGCCTACACTGTATGTTCCCAAAAGGGCCTTTTGTTTCCTTAGAACCTTCAAAGAAATTGATCCGTTGACTTGGGTTGTCGCTGACATGTCAATTGATTCTTCACGAAACATTGGTTATCCTTGCGGGTGCTTGATACGAGGACTAGCCAATGGATATTCCCAG GTCATATGGGTGGAGCATTTGACATTTGAGGAAAGTTACATGGACCACAAGCTGTACACTGATCTGAGCCGCAGAGGCTTTGCATTTGGAGCTCAACGATGGGTGGATTGCCTTGAACAATCATGTGAAAGAAGATCTTATCAGACCAAGACTGGTTTCTTGGTTCCGTGCTTAGTAGCAGGACAAG AGGATCCATGCCAGGACGAGAAGAAATGTGTGATGGAGCTCACACAAAAGATGGTTCACGAGTTCTGCTCTCATATTCATCCAACCAATGTTGAAGGTGACCCGGCACCACTCATCTCATGTGTTCCTGCCCTCCGGAACATGCAGATTTGCGTTTCCCTCACTCAGTCTCCCTATGACGATGATCCTAAAGAAATGGTCCTAATATCAGTTACCACCTTTAGTCTACTGCATTCTCCAGAGTTCATCTTGGAAATCCTTGGAGATGAAGATAGACGTCATGAG TGGGATGTGTCCGGGAAGATTTGTCCATTACAAAAGCCGACATGTTACACAACTGGCATTGACTCCAGGAATAAGATATCCCTTTATCAG ACTTGTAGCTGGTTCGGTGATCAGGTCGTACTCCAAGAGGCAAGTGTCAACCAGTCTGGATCACTATTGGTATGGTCTGTgcttaaaagaaaagattttgcTGCCATTGATGAATGTATTCCGCGTCTTCCTGTATCTGAGTTATCAGGGTTGGCCATCAGTTCCAACAGCCACCCGAACACTACCAGTAGTAGTAATACAGGTGGTGGTTCGATTGTCACTCTGGCTGTACACCAGGTTGCTCGTGACATCAAGGAACTAGAGCAACAGACGATCAACTTTGCCAAGAAACATAtaagaaaggttgctctcagtGTTGAAGCTGTCTTGAACGAGTCAGCCAAGAGGACTTCTCCTGAAG AAGTCTGTGGAGTTTGCGGTTCAAGTCGGTTACTCCAACAAACTAACAAGAGGCTCAAGCAATACTCGTGA